Proteins encoded by one window of Dreissena polymorpha isolate Duluth1 chromosome 11, UMN_Dpol_1.0, whole genome shotgun sequence:
- the LOC127851216 gene encoding uncharacterized protein LOC127851216: MAEGGMVYTWSETGSDHRHSGMYSRHSRNYVESVSIEICTIMTRLGYGEMMRRWRVKKYREYNRLVNAPYLKKQGNAATYMYITAGSKAEGLTCYLESDWDQLWVLTNVLCVEADINLLTISDDIDVFRMDTMDTRVYPGHCRLLQERPAAHARHDIITEALCDNGYGGVLLSSSLLLDAYSESTLTHDANVEHHERAGPSIPETLTGVLHVDKVFALQCYCPSILQRWADRRRNWPSPTIVQKVVSLGALVTPVGFKGSDYKHVEWRICFNTGEAELVNNLNDTQAKVYVILKMILRDIIKPNNKEITSYVLKNIILWQAENTPQTEFHSRSLLYWLHDGLKKLRTAIEKKRLCYYMIPERNLMEACGMHDYQQHKWVADITDMLEEGPNVILRLEKIRKAIVASPEPMMWFSKTRMELEMLQLEGEIRSIVIEENNGEVDDSESIFEKRQYYLLIQVAQRMFLKVSSANQLIDIQDRMLM; this comes from the coding sequence aattatgtGGAAAGTGTGTCCATAGAGATCTGTACTATAATGACCCGGCTTGGGTACGGCGAGATGATGAGACGGTGGCGCGTTAAGAAGTACAGGGAGTATAACAGGCTGGTGAATGCACCATATTTGAAAAAACAAGGAAACGcagctacatacatgtatatcacagcTGGGAGCAAGGCAGAGGGACTGACCTGCTATTTGGAAAGCGACTGGGACCAATTATGGGTGCTGACGAATGTCCTCTGTGTGGAAGCTGATATCAATCTGCTCACTATTTCAGACGACATAGATGTGTTTAGGATGGATACGATGGATACACGTGTATATCCAGGGCACTGCAGACTGTTACAAGAGAGACCAGCTGCTCATGCACGTCATGATATAATTACCGAGGCTCTGTGTGATAATGGATATGGGGGCGTCCTATTAAGTAGTAGCTTATTGCTAGATGCATATTCGGAAAGTACATTAACACATGATGCAAATGTGGAGCATCATGAACGAGCCGGGCCGTCGATTCCTGAAACATTAACAGGTGTACTTCATGTTGACAAGGTATTCGCACTACAGTGTTACTGCCCCAGCATCCTACAGAGATGGGCTGACAGACGACGTAATTGGCCATCACCAACTATAGTTCAGAAAGTAGTATCATTAGGAGCCTTGGTTACTCCGGTAGGGTTTAAGGGAAGCGATTACAAGCACGTGGAGTGGAGGATTTGTTTCAACACCGGCGAGGCAGAACTTGTAAACAACCTTAACGACACACAAGCAAAAGTATATGTCATTCTTAAAATGATCCTCAGAGATATAATAAaaccaaataataaagaaataacatcGTACGTGTTGAAAAACATCATATTATGGCAAGCTGAAAATACTCCACAGACAGAGTTTCATTCACGCAGCTTACTTTACTGGTTGCATGACGGACTGAAAAAACTTAGGACTGCTATTGAGAAAAAACGACTTTGCTATTACATGATTCCGGAAAGAAATCTTATGGAAGCCTGTGGTATGCATGATTACCAGCAACATAAATGGGTAGCAGATATCACGGACATGCTAGAGGAAGGGCCCAATGTAATCTTGAGACTGGAGAAGATAAGAAAGGCGATTGTCGCGTCCCCAGAGCCGATGATGTGGTTCAGCAAGACAAGGATGGAGCTAGAGATGCTGCAGCTGGAGGGCGAAATCCGCTCCATTGTAATTGAAGAGAATAATGGGGAGGTGGATGACTCGGAATCCATATTTGAGAAACGCCAGTACTATCTATTGATACAGGTTGCGCAACGAATGTTCTTAAAAGTCAGTTCTGCAAATCAACTGATTGATATTCAAGACAGAATGCTTATGTGA